One Aegilops tauschii subsp. strangulata cultivar AL8/78 chromosome 2, Aet v6.0, whole genome shotgun sequence genomic window, TTTTCGCATCAAACATTACCAGCTAGAGAACCGGATGATGCACTACTGTGGAACTGTGTCCTGCTTAGAATCGAATATTGTTTGACGGAGAACGCCTTACTGAATGCAACCTGTTTTGTTACCTTTGTTGTGGCCGCAGGTGGTTCATTACATAGTAGGCATGTAGTCCCAGTCTGGCATTCCGAACTCCTGAACCTTAATGTGTTGCTGCTGAGATTTGTCAACAAAATGCGAGAGATGATTTCAGATGTTCTTTTAATCTTTCGTTAGCTGTCTCGTGTTCTGACGATTAAGTAGATTTGAGTATTCGTCGATTTTGGTCCAGAAGAATGTGCCGACGGTGGCATCTGCAACTGTATCTTTCTTCACGCAagagggtggggggggggggggggggggggggggtcaagaGCAGCCAGTAGTACGTAGTTTCCTGCCCACTTGCATATGTGATCCGTCCATACATGGCCGGTCAATCTCCTCTACTTGCATCCATAATCAGATACAAAATTCAATAATTACACATCATGCTTCCTGTAGTCTATAACAATCTTAATTGCCCGGGCACGGTCCCGGGAACTGTCCTAATCACGCACCTGATATTTCCTACTATCTGAATCTGGCGTGGCTGAGCCGAGTGGATCATGACGTTTCCGCCTAAACAACGAGATACTATCAGGCACCAGCACGCTACGGTCTTATCCCCTGAAGCTCTGCGTGCCAAACCAATTCGAGACATGGACCGAGGGTGGGCAGTGATCATCATGGATGATGAAGTGTGCCCGCTCGCTACATGGTCGGCCAGAACGGCATGTAGCGCAGCCAGGCCGGCGGTTCGCCCGCTGACGTAGGCGCCTCCCCGGCGTTCCTGACACCGCTTGCTCcggcggaggagcaggaggacGAGGAGGTCTGGACGGCGGCCGAAGAGGACCTGGGGCACAGGAAGAAGCTCCGGGACCCTAGCTCCATCACCTTCTCCCTCGGGTCCAAACCTGACCAATGAGTCCACAACATTTACATGATCAGTGAATGATCCTTCACTTACTGAACGATGCAGATCATGCTCACTAAAGGATCAATGGTTGACTTGATACTGTCAGTGGGGCTAACGAGTAAGAGAAAGGGAAAACAGACCATTGACACATGGGCCCATGCATTGCTTGTTGAATAAGTTCAGGGGTTTTCTGAGGAAACAAATGGTCTGATTCATCTCGCCGGCTATTCTCGAACCAAGTTCATGCCGGCATATGGCCAGCTTGGCCAATACTGACTACTTGGGCTTGTGCTGGCTTTCCACTTTGATAGTTGTGTGGTGCAATTCTGGAATGAAAAACAGAGGGTGCTGTGGACTTCAGGTGCAACAGACTTACTTTCCAAGCTGAACTGGGAGTAGTGTAGGCCGAAGGTCGACGGGTCGGTCGCCGGCAGCAAGGGCCGCCTGCCCTCCTTGACGTAGATCCCCACGGAGGCGGCCACGAGGTCCGCCACGCTCCACTCCGCCGACGCCATGACGTGCAGCGGCCACAGGCTCCTCTGCACGGTCACGTTCACCAGCACCTTGCTCGGCGTCCTCCGGACCGCCAGCTCCGCCAGCGGCTCGCCGCCGTCCGCGGCGCGGAAGCTCCTGCCCCTCACGCCGGCGAGCAGGTCCGGCTGCGTCTTGGGCCTCTGCTTTGGCAGCTGGTGCCGCTGCTCCGCCCCGCGCCCGTGGAACGACGCCGACCGCTGCCCCGGGCCTCGCAGCAGTTGCCCTCCTGCCTCCTGCCTTTGCCGGTCGCCGGAGCAGCTCTTCTCGAAGGAAGGCGCGTGAGGAGGCATCGCCCTTGCTGGCGGTGACCCGCAGGCACTGCCGCAGAAACAGCTCCAAACACCCGGGCGATCAGACGGCGCGCGCAAGGATCACGGCTGCCGGCGGCAACGTGCACGGGAGCCGGACGGCGAGGTTGTCCATGCAGAAACAGAGCATGCCGTATGCAGCTGCAGCTGGTCCTATGGCCATATAAGAGCCAGCCGAGACGAAGGCGAAACAGGGCACAATTAAAGCAAGGAGAACCGAATTTTCAAAGGTGGGAAGCACAATCAAAGCCAGAAGCAACTGGGAAGTGACTTGTACCGGAGAAAGGTGAGATGAGAACGGCACGGCAGACATACACATGGAATCATTGTAACCATTGGTGATTGGCTTGTCAATTATTGGAGCACGATTGCCTCTCCTCCACAAATTAAGTACTACGTTTATATTTATTTATTAAAGTCGCCACTAAGGGCAAAACACTCTTACATACTAACTCAAAAGAAATTTGGTAATTGCAAAGTCATGCCCATTTGATTTCTATTGCATTGACTTTGCACCACGCTTTGGTTGATGCACTATATATAAAAGACGAAAGAacctttcaaaaaaaatgttatGGAAAGTAGTGCGAAACAGAACCCTTGAACTTGCAAGATTCAAGCTTACACTGAGGAGCATATGGATAGAGGACTTCAGGGACTTGGAGTGGTGAGGTTTTTTTCGACAAAGGGTGAATTTTATTGGCTCAAAAGAAGCATCAAGAGGATACAATATAATGAAcatacacccggcctctgcataactaggatgcacacagccaacccAACACAAACGCTAAAACACACCAACGACTAGCAAAGTCATAAGACCAAAAGCTATGAATAGGTgtgaaaaggaaaaaagaaataaaaaagccCCAAAGCGATCAGATCAGCGAACGACAAACTAGAACTGCGACCATATCCGCACCAACCATTGACACCACATTGACGACGAGGATCTTCAACAacaacgccttcaagaaggaagcGACACTcaagcgccgccgtcgccggatcCAACCAAAAAGGCTAGAATCAaagttttcaccctgaagaaacAGTCTGAACGTATCCGAGCAATGCCTCCAACAAGGTCACGATGTAAAAAAAACATCGCCATTGCCAGGGATGACCACTCGGGTCTGACCTAGGCTTTCGCCCCGGAGCTCGAGACCGGGTGCTCGCAGCACCACCATCAAAGTCACACATGTGTTGTCGCCGCCGCTTTTCCACAATCCAAGCAGCTGCAATTTAACCGCCGCCACTCCAACAACATTCCTTTGCGTCAAGTCATTGTCCATAATTTGTACCTCACCACCGAAAGTCATTCACCGGATCAAGAGATAAAAACTCCCGAATTCACTTTGATGACCCCCGATGTCGTGGATCCATAGAAAATCATTCATCGCATCTGATACACCTTGCCGTCAACGCTTCAAGATCTCCAATCGCATCCGCCATGACTTCCTCCATCTCCATCGATGCCTTGGGAATCTTAACTTAGACATGTCCCATGACTCCGATAAGAAAACGAAGCTTCGCGGCACGCCCTCTTGAAACCGTGTTGGCTGATAATGTGAGCGCGCGCGACCCGAATCTTTCCGATGTAGGTATCAAGGGGCGACATACGCCAATCCGTATAAATATCTGACATGGAAGATCCGAGAAATCATGTCACCTCGGCCTGTAGTACTCCCAAGCGGTGGCACCACACCCGAGACTAGTTTGTACGTCGATCGGGAGGTGCCGAACCACGGAAGAGGATCACCAATAGCACACCCTGCAGTGCACGGTGTCAGCACCGAGGTGTGATGCGCCGGAAGGCTAGCCGGTCGCTCATCTTCTCCACGCTCTTGTGCTCAGCCCAGGCACAACATGCATGCGCATGTGCATGACCCTGGTAGTGGAGCGACATACATCCAGCCCAATATTGGCAGATGCGTTGGTTGCTTGGCATGCACGAGGCGTGGACTTGAGAGATCTTGCCGAACACATCTTGCTCGACGTAGCCGATCCATGGAGACAATTGCAGATCCAAAGGTCGGCGTCCTGCCAGATCGGGAGGCTATTGGCGACCAGATCGCGATGCCGCCCAAGTAGGACAGTCGCAGCCAGATCGGCAGACCTGGGATATAGAACGACGACGGCCAGATCGGAAGACCATCAGACTAGAGAAAGAAAAAAGACGAGCGGAcatgccccgccgccgccgtccgccgtggTACGGcgtcctccggcggcggcgtggTGAACGGGGAGCTGGGGACGGGCCTTCTAAGGTCCCGGCGGCGGCGCCTCCGGAGTCGCCCTAAGCGACCCGGGAGGCAGTTATGGAATAATCCTGCAGGTGATGGAGTGGTGAGGTTGAACACATGTGTAATGAAAGTAATGATCATTCAAGTATGTTTAGATGTGTCTCAAAAGATGCAACTACGAAGATGGTTGGTGACCCCCAATTCTTCAATGACAAGTATTGGCAGGGCTAAGGACATAGATTTTATCTTTTactgatccaagatcacattgagtccatagctATGATAATACTATTAACAAGGATCAAGTATGAATGGTGATACTCTTTTTTGCTAAGTGCTTAGAGAACAAACTCCAACATCATGCAAAACATCGCAACCATTTTCCACTATCTATAACTCCATTTCTGCTATTCGGAGCCACCGAGCCAAATCCATTTGGATCCTCTGATCCATTCCAGAGATAGTCGTTGCGATACTATCAAGGTGGGAAGCATGATATGGTGAGGAAGAAAGAGAAAAAGGGGCCACAATGCTACCATTGTAGGAACCGGGGACACATAAGGAAGAACTGTCGAACATGGAGGAATATCGATGGAACCAAAGTGTGCCAGTGTCCTCTACGAGAAGTGATTCAGATGGCTGCCTTCTTACCCTATCAAGTGGGTTATGTGAGGAAGCGTGAATAATAGATATAGCGAACTCTTATCACATGACATCTAACAGAGAGTAGATCACCTTCTACAAATCTAGTAACTTTTACTGATCTATCAAGGTGGCGATGTGCCTCAGTGCACTATGACATTGGAGATGTCAAGATCCAAACTTAAGATGGAATTGAACATGGGATATTAGAGACGTGTCAAGGGTTCAGAGAGAGATGAATTCACTTGGTAAACTTCATGGCAATGGTTATGTCTACAAAGTGGACAATCACAAGAAGACCAGGAGAGTTAAGAAGAGTAAGAAGAAGCTTGTGACGAAGGGAAAGAGAACCAAGAACAACTTGCACAAAGTGTGAATAAACATTGTTGAAGATGCAGCCGAGGAGAAGCCAGATGTGGATTATGTTCAATCAAGGTGACCAAAATGAAGGGGCTAAACTTGGCGGCACTAATGAGAGTGAGCAACAAGGGAAGATCCAAATTCAAGCGTTGAAGATGATAACCACAAGATGATGAGAGCATATTCGTTAAGGTGAAGTTTGGTGGATGACCGTCAAATATGTATATAGGGCTATAGTTGGACTTATTATGTGTAGGGGTTGAACACATGTAAAGCAAACCTATGCATGGCATGGTAGataattttttttgcgggaagTAGTTAAACTATTTTAACGAAACTAGTAGGTTAGACACAATATCACGAAGGGGTGCTTTGGACGCCCGAGGAAGGGATGACTGAATCGACCATGttgcaattttcaaaaatgtgCCTCATGGGCTCGGTGTGATTTGTCATGGATTATACTTCGTTGACTTAGTATATGAGAATGACCTTTTTTCCTGAGAATTGGGAATGATGTTTATGCTTCCAAGATGTAGGCATAAATTTACCTGTCTACTTTTCTTAATGTTCTAAGCACGTAAattataacataatttgcaacgATTGTAATACCTGTTCACAAACATATGTTTTTTGGTCCCCTACATAGAAGATAAGACACGCTTTACAACTATTAttttaaaaataaaatagttcctgcaccttttctttttttcttccatAACCCTAGACAGTTAGGGTAAACTCTCCCCTTTATTGAATTCATGCTCTAGCCACCGATGAAAAGAGACGGACAATTTTTTTCGAATTAATGAAGAGAGACGGACAATATATTTTAACACTCCTACCATATTAAATTCATGTTCCAGCCAGTTGctccaaaagtccgaactgatggagAGAGGCGGGCAATATATCTCAACACCCTCCAGACTTCATCCCGAGCCCATGGATTTGCCTTCCCTCTGCCTGCCGCTCTGGCAGCCTGTGGCGGGAAGGAGAATCCCGGTGTCTTCGCTCGGTTAGTAGTTTAGGTTGTTTTTTTAGTCCTCGCAGGTGCAACACTCAGGCGGATGGCGATGCTTCTTCCTTGAGTTTGTCTTCCAGGCACCGATCATCCTCGACTTCGTCTGTCTGGACGTAGTCGACGGAGCTCCGACATAGATTCCTCTTATCTCCTCGCGGCAGTGAGATTTGGGTTTCTCGTCATGTGGCGAGGTTTGGTGTCAGGTGCTTCAGATCTACGCAAGGGTTCGACGTCGATGACTGCGGCTTCAGGACACTGGTACTTAAGGGCACGTGTGTGAAGACTTCCGGACTGCCATCGACCATGTCAAGACGGCCCAGTGGTGGAGCGGCGACAACGGCGCATCAGCGACTAATTCTGACGGTAATAGTGGTTGGTCggtggtttcgaaatctcattgTAATTTATATCATGTTTGAAATGCTTTGTACTTTTGCTGAACTTTTATAATAGATATTCCTGTAAAAACttaaataatactccctccgtaaattaatataagagcgtttagaatactaaagtagtgatttaaacgtttttatattagtttacagagggaatACTAGATATGATCCTTTTAAAAA contains:
- the LOC109744457 gene encoding uncharacterized protein; the protein is MPPHAPSFEKSCSGDRQRQEAGGQLLRGPGQRSASFHGRGAEQRHQLPKQRPKTQPDLLAGVRGRSFRAADGGEPLAELAVRRTPSKVLVNVTVQRSLWPLHVMASAEWSVADLVAASVGIYVKEGRRPLLPATDPSTFGLHYSQFSLESLDPREKVMELGSRSFFLCPRSSSAAVQTSSSSCSSAGASGVRNAGEAPTSAGEPPAWLRYMPFWPTM